GGGCGGCAGCCGCCAGCGCTTCTCGAGCGGAGTGGGCCTGCCCGGTACGCGCCAGCCAGCGGCCGTACGCTGCTGAGAGCCGGGCCTGGTGCCACGGCCACCTGCTGAGGTCGGTCCTTCGCGCTTCGGCGAACCGGTCGCCGGCCTGGTCGTCCGCTACGAGCACGGCGCGGGCGTAGTCGAGATGGACGCGCAGCAAGGGCGCTGGCGTCACGACGGCCAGTCGTTCCATCTGGTGCAGCACCACGGTTGCATCCTGGATCCGGTCAGCGGCCACGGCAGCCTCGGCCAGGAAGGTGAGGCTCGCCATCCCTTCCCGTTGATGGTAGGCCGGATCGGCGGGATCGAACTGGCGGCGCAGGCACGAATAGGCCTCCTCGGCTCGGCCGGAGACGAGCAGGGCGACGCCGCGGGCCAGCTGGTGGAGGCACAAGGTGTCGTTGAGCCGCTGCCGGTTCGCCTCCACCTCGGTCGAGGCGAGGATGTCCATGGCCTGCTCCCACGCCCCGCTGAGCGCGCGGGCGTGCGCGTCGAGGATCTGGTTGTTCAGCGACCAGATGGGTTGCCCGGTGTCCTTGGCGAGGCGATGGACCTCGCACATGGCGGCGGTCGCACCCTCCCAGTCCCCCAGCTCGCGTCGGATGTTGACCTGCATGCCGAGGACGTGCGGCAGCAGACCCAGCAGAGCCCGCTTTCGCAGAAGCTCCTCGGCGCGGTCGAGGATGTCGGTGGCGCGCACGGTGTCCCCGACAGCGTGCGCGGCCATGCCGTGCAGGCGTAAGGAATCGGCATCCTGGACGGCCGAGAGATCGGTCCGGTCGAGTCGTTCGATGACCTCGCGGGCTCGCAGGACCGGCTCGGCGACCGCGAGCGCAGCGACGTACCGGGGATCCGCGGTGGAGACCGACAGCTGGTCCAGCGTGGAGGCGACGTCTGCGCGCGCCTGCGGGCCGGTGTCGGCCCACCAGCAGCGCAGCGCGGCTCCGAGGAGCAGGTTGAGTGCGAGGTGGTGGTCCGATGACGCCGCGGCCACGCGGGCCATGGCACACAGCCCGTTGACGCGGACCGCGTCGCCCGGCAGACCGTCGTGGAAGATCTCCCGAACCCACTGCAGTCGTGCATTGTCGAGCTCGCTCAGCTGGGTGCGAGCAGCGTCGTTGACGAGCCGGTCGACGATGTCGTTGCGCCCCATGTCGAACGCGTGCTCTGCCGCGACGAGCAGCCGGTGACCACGCAAGGACGACGAGGACGTGAGCTCAGCGGACCGTTCCAGCGCAGCGACGGCGGTCTGCACCGCCCCGCGACGCAGAAGCTCAGGGGCTATCGACTCCAGCATGTCAGCGACATGGTCGTCAGGGCCGACGATGGACTCTGCGCGATGCCAGATCTGGCGCAGGGGTTCGCCGGCCAGGCTGTCGGCGAGCGCGGCATGCGCGGCCTGCTTCCGGCCGACCGGCTCCGCCTGCAGGATGCCGGAGCGCACCAGGGGATGGCGGAACTCGAGCCGGTCCCCGTCCACCAGCACGAGGCCGACGCTCGCCGCCTCGTCGAGCGCATGGCGGTCGACCTGGTGGCCGGCCAGCAGCGCGGCGGCGGCGAGGATCTCCTCGACGTCGCCGATCGGATCGATCGCGGCGACGAGCAGCAGGTCGCGGCTGTCTGATGGCAGGTCGTTGACGCGCCCGGCGAAGGCCCTTTCGAGGCGCCCTGAGAGCGTCTGCCGGTCGTCAGGCAGGCCGGGACGCCACTCCTTGGGCAGTTCCATGAGTGCCAACGGGTTTCCGCGCGCCTCGTCGACGATGCGCTCCATGTCCCGCGTGCTGAGCCGTGCGCCGGATCGTTCGACGAGCTTCACCGAGTTGCCCTGGTCGAGCCCGCGGAGGGTGAGACGCGGCACGTCCGCGTCGAGGAGGGGCCCCTGATGCCCGCTGCGCACGGTTCCAACCAGCGTAAGCCGCTTCGTCGTCGCGTCCCTGACGAGCGACGCCAGGACCTCGTGGCTCTGCGGGTCCAGCCATTGGACGTCGTCGACGAGCAGCAGCACCGGCCGATGGTCGCGAGGCTGCTCCTGCGCGCGAGCACACTCAGGATCGACAAGCGCCTGGACGGCCTCCGCGATGAGGTACAGGCTCGGCGGGGGGCCCTCGTCCACTCCGAAGGCTGTCAGCAGCGCGTCCCGGTGCGCTGGACCAATCCCGGCGATCCGATCCTGGACTGGGGCAAGGAGCTGGACGACGCCGGCGAACGGAAGCTCCGTCTCGGCTTCGACCCCGACGGCGGACAGCACGGTCAGGCCCGCGCGGGTCGCCTCGTCACGTGCGGCCTTCAGCAGGGCAGTCTTGCCGATGCCAGGTTCTCCCTCGAGAAGGAGCACGCGGTCACGGCGACGTGACGAGTGGATGAGCTCCCGCAAGGTCTCCAGCTCCGCCTCTCGACCGAGCAGCGACCCCTCGGCGGTGCCTGATCCCATGTCCGTCCCTTCGCCCGCCCCGTCGAGTCGACGCTAGAGGCGCTCGATGCCGGCGCGCTTCGGTCAGGTGACTCAACCCCTCGGCGGCCCCGGGGTCCGGCGTCGCGCCCGCAGCCGCGGGTGCAGCCGGTCATGGAGTCAGGTGACGGAAGAGACCGCGCCCTCGACCTCGTAGCGTTCGCAGCATGCGAGCTGCCCTGATGAGGGGCCTCGGGACCCCCAACGCCGTCAACGCGGGCCCGGGCGACTGTGCGGTCCCGGCCCCGGCGCTGCTCCGCCTGGGGACGCGATCGGGCCGATGGGTGGTGACGGCGACGATCCTGGGCTCGGCGCTCGCCGGCATCGACGGGTCGGTCGTCAGCATCGCCCTGCCCGCCATCGGGCGCGACCTGCAGGCGTCATTCGCCGGCCTGCAGGCCACCATCACCGGCTACAGCCTCACCCTCGCCGCCCTGATCCTGCTCAGCGGCGCCGCGGGGGACCGCTTGGGACGGCGCCGTGTGTTCGTCTCAGGCGTCGTCTGGTTCACGACGGCGTCGCTGCTGTGCGCCATGGCGCCGACGATCGAGCTGCTCATCGCCGCACGGGTGCTCCAAGGCATCGGCGCGGCGCTGCTCACCCCGTCCTCGCTCGCGATCCTGGAGGCGAGCTTTCGCAGCCGGGACCGAGCATCCGCCGTCGGTACGTGGGCCGGTTTCAGCGGAGTCGCAGGAGCCCTCGCGCCCTTCGTCGGGGGCTGGCTGCTGGCCGTCGCATCGTGGCGTTGGGTGTTCCTCATCAACGTCCCGCTCGCGGCCCTCGTCGTCGTCGCTGCCGTGAGGCACATCCCCGAATCGTGGGACCGCGAGGCGACGGGTCGCCTGGACTGGCTCGGCGCCCTCGCCACGGTCGCCTTCCTCGGGTTCGGCACATTCGCCCTGCTACGCCTGAGGGAGGGGACCAGCCACGTCGCGATCGCGAGCGCAGCTGCCGCGGTCCTGACCTTCCTGGCCTTCCTGCGACATGAGCGACACCAGCCGGCGCCGCTGCTCCCGCTGAACGTGTTCCGCATCCGCCAGTTCACCGCCACGAATGCGGTGACGTTCGTCGTCTACGCACCAATCGGTGTGTTCTTCCTGCTCCTGGTGCTGATGCTTCAAGTCGTCGCCGGGTGGTCGCCGCTCGCCGCGGGGGCGGCCACCATCCCGGTGACCGCTCTCACCCTGTCCCTGTCACGGCCCAGCGCAGCACTCGCACAAGTCATCGGCCCCCGCCTGCAGATGACGGCTGGCCCCCTGCTGTGCGCCGCTGGGGCGCTGCTCGCCCGCGGACTGGGTCCAGGCACTGACTACCTCGATGTCCTACCGAGCGTGATCACCTTCGGCCTCGGTCTGGCGACGATGGTCGCTCCGTTGACCGCGACCGCGCTTGCATCGCTACCAGCGACGCACTCAGGTGTCGCGTCCGGGGTGAACAACGCGGTCGCGCGGACCGCATCCCTGCTCGCGATCGCGGCGGTCCCCGGTCTCGTCGGCCTCACCGGCGACGCATGGCAGGAGCCCGCGCGCTTCGAGCAGGGGTTCTGCACAGCGCTGGCCATCTGCGCCGTCCTGTTCATCGCCGGGAGCATCCTCGCCGCCCTGACGGTGCGGCGGCCCGATCCGACATAGCGCTCAACGATGCGCCACCGAGCGTCATCGCGTGAGCGACGTCGCTGTCTCGGTCACGACGTCGACCGTACTGTCCGGTCCTCCAAAGAGAGAAACGTGGTGAGCTTGACGCTCGGTCGCGACCCGCTCGGCCCTCGTGTTCAGCAGGAACGTGAGTGTCCAGTGGATGGTCACGGTCAGCCGGTTGCGGTACCCGTTCAGGGTCAGCAGGTGCACGCCGAGCCACAGCAGCCACGCTGGTGCCCTGGACAGCCTGACTCCGCGGATGCAGGCGACAGCCCGGAAGCGGCCGATGGTCGCGAGCGACCCCTTGTCCTTGTAAACGAACTCGCCCGGCGGCTTCCGGCCTCTCACGCGCGCCGTGACTACTCTGGCCGCGAAGCGGCCGCTCTGGATCGCGGCCTGGGCGACTCCGGGTACGCCGTCGCGACGCATGATGTCGCCGACGACGAACACCTCCGGATGGCCTGGCAGGGTGCAGTCCGGCTCGACGACCAGCTGCCCGGTCCGCGTGGTCGCCGACTCGCTCAGGCCGGCGAGCACTCCCGCCACGGGGGCGGCGGCCACACCGGCCGCCCACACCTTCGTCGACGCAGGCAGCGTGCGCTCGTTTCCGGCCTCGAGGTAGCGGACGCAGGTCGCGTCGACGTCGATGACCCGAGCGGCCGTGTGCACAGCGACGCCCATCCGTTCCAGGTCCCTACGGGCCCGCTGGGACAGGCCGGCGCCGAAGGTGGGGAGAAGGACGTCTCCGGCCTCGATGAGCACGACCTTGGCGTCAGCGGGATCGATGTCGCGGTAGTTGCGTCGAAGGCTCAGCTGCGCGAGCTCGGTGATCTGCCCGGCGACTTCGATCCCGGTCGGGCCACCGCCGACCACCACGAACGTGAGATGCCGGCAGCGGTCGTCGCGCGTGGGCGCGTTCTCGGCCCTCTCGAAGGCCTCGAAGACTCGCGCACGGATCTCCAGCGCGTCGTCGATCGACTTGAGCCCGGGAGCGTGCCGAGAGAAGTCGTCTCGGCCGAAGTAGGAGTGGGTCGCTCCCGCCGCCACGATGAGGCTGTCGTAGGGCGTCCGCGTGGGCTCGCCGAACGCCCACGACGTCACGACGCGGTTCCGAAGGTCGATGTCCCTGACCTCGCCCAGCAGGAAGTGCGCGTTCCCCTGCTGGCGCAGGATCTCGCGCAAGGGCCGGGCGACCTCGCCCTGGGACAAGATCCCCGTCGCGACCTGGTAGAGCAGCGGCTGGAAGAGGTGGTTGCCGGTTCGGTCGATGAGGGTGACCTCGACGGGGGAGGCGGCCAGCTCGCGAACCGCGAACAGGCCGCCGAACCCCCCGCCGATCACCACGACCCGGTGGGGCGCGTCCACGGTCAGATCTCGCCGCCGAGACCCTGCTTGTCGAGCCAGTTCAGGCACGCCTCGGCCACCTCGTGCCAGCCTCCGTCGATGGTCAGCGAGTGGCCGCGGTCGGCGAACTCCATCAGCTCGGTCGTGGCCTGAGAGTGCTTGTACTGCTTCGCCGTCGACTTCGTGATCGACTCCGGCACCGTGTGGTCCCGGCCTCCCATGACGAGCAGCAGCGGTCCCCGCTGCTCGTTCTCCGTGTCCACCTTCGCTGGCGAGTGCGGGGAGAAGTTCGCGGTCGCCGCCTCGA
The sequence above is drawn from the Actinomycetes bacterium genome and encodes:
- a CDS encoding AAA family ATPase; the encoded protein is MGSGTAEGSLLGREAELETLRELIHSSRRRDRVLLLEGEPGIGKTALLKAARDEATRAGLTVLSAVGVEAETELPFAGVVQLLAPVQDRIAGIGPAHRDALLTAFGVDEGPPPSLYLIAEAVQALVDPECARAQEQPRDHRPVLLLVDDVQWLDPQSHEVLASLVRDATTKRLTLVGTVRSGHQGPLLDADVPRLTLRGLDQGNSVKLVERSGARLSTRDMERIVDEARGNPLALMELPKEWRPGLPDDRQTLSGRLERAFAGRVNDLPSDSRDLLLVAAIDPIGDVEEILAAAALLAGHQVDRHALDEAASVGLVLVDGDRLEFRHPLVRSGILQAEPVGRKQAAHAALADSLAGEPLRQIWHRAESIVGPDDHVADMLESIAPELLRRGAVQTAVAALERSAELTSSSSLRGHRLLVAAEHAFDMGRNDIVDRLVNDAARTQLSELDNARLQWVREIFHDGLPGDAVRVNGLCAMARVAAASSDHHLALNLLLGAALRCWWADTGPQARADVASTLDQLSVSTADPRYVAALAVAEPVLRAREVIERLDRTDLSAVQDADSLRLHGMAAHAVGDTVRATDILDRAEELLRKRALLGLLPHVLGMQVNIRRELGDWEGATAAMCEVHRLAKDTGQPIWSLNNQILDAHARALSGAWEQAMDILASTEVEANRQRLNDTLCLHQLARGVALLVSGRAEEAYSCLRRQFDPADPAYHQREGMASLTFLAEAAVAADRIQDATVVLHQMERLAVVTPAPLLRVHLDYARAVLVADDQAGDRFAEARRTDLSRWPWHQARLSAAYGRWLARTGQAHSAREALAAAARGFDAIGASYWAARTREHLAALNESTLEARNGSL
- a CDS encoding MFS transporter; the protein is MRAALMRGLGTPNAVNAGPGDCAVPAPALLRLGTRSGRWVVTATILGSALAGIDGSVVSIALPAIGRDLQASFAGLQATITGYSLTLAALILLSGAAGDRLGRRRVFVSGVVWFTTASLLCAMAPTIELLIAARVLQGIGAALLTPSSLAILEASFRSRDRASAVGTWAGFSGVAGALAPFVGGWLLAVASWRWVFLINVPLAALVVVAAVRHIPESWDREATGRLDWLGALATVAFLGFGTFALLRLREGTSHVAIASAAAAVLTFLAFLRHERHQPAPLLPLNVFRIRQFTATNAVTFVVYAPIGVFFLLLVLMLQVVAGWSPLAAGAATIPVTALTLSLSRPSAALAQVIGPRLQMTAGPLLCAAGALLARGLGPGTDYLDVLPSVITFGLGLATMVAPLTATALASLPATHSGVASGVNNAVARTASLLAIAAVPGLVGLTGDAWQEPARFEQGFCTALAICAVLFIAGSILAALTVRRPDPT
- a CDS encoding NAD(P)/FAD-dependent oxidoreductase, whose product is MDAPHRVVVIGGGFGGLFAVRELAASPVEVTLIDRTGNHLFQPLLYQVATGILSQGEVARPLREILRQQGNAHFLLGEVRDIDLRNRVVTSWAFGEPTRTPYDSLIVAAGATHSYFGRDDFSRHAPGLKSIDDALEIRARVFEAFERAENAPTRDDRCRHLTFVVVGGGPTGIEVAGQITELAQLSLRRNYRDIDPADAKVVLIEAGDVLLPTFGAGLSQRARRDLERMGVAVHTAARVIDVDATCVRYLEAGNERTLPASTKVWAAGVAAAPVAGVLAGLSESATTRTGQLVVEPDCTLPGHPEVFVVGDIMRRDGVPGVAQAAIQSGRFAARVVTARVRGRKPPGEFVYKDKGSLATIGRFRAVACIRGVRLSRAPAWLLWLGVHLLTLNGYRNRLTVTIHWTLTFLLNTRAERVATERQAHHVSLFGGPDSTVDVVTETATSLTR